A genomic segment from Luteolibacter ambystomatis encodes:
- a CDS encoding DUF3472 domain-containing protein → MKTWFLLPLFFCTTLAIASEDDPDADASEPPVKNTEKAPLKSTDPSKRQCRGVHLGYEAPAARAAYIEVTPEKSSPGTYFCALGFNRGYLGIQDFGDGRKIAIFSVWGASDPTDSKNPPPADEQPVTLVQKGDNVLEGRLGGYGMAGQARLVFRWEIGKPTRFFLQAKTTEDGTDFTAHVFDPLQLKWRLVGIFRSHDNAGNVEGLYSFIEDFRRNFESAKVVHKAEYSNGWVLTTDNKWQPLLEARFTADATSVTNVDAGPVQDGFFLQTGGDTENKTGRLWQTLTREAKSERPVDVDELLGK, encoded by the coding sequence ATGAAAACGTGGTTCCTCCTGCCGCTGTTTTTTTGCACCACGCTCGCCATCGCCTCCGAAGACGATCCGGATGCCGATGCTTCCGAGCCGCCCGTGAAAAACACGGAAAAGGCACCGCTGAAATCCACGGATCCCTCCAAACGCCAGTGCCGCGGTGTCCATCTCGGATATGAGGCTCCCGCTGCCCGTGCCGCCTACATCGAGGTCACTCCCGAGAAATCATCTCCCGGCACCTACTTCTGCGCGCTGGGGTTCAATCGCGGGTATCTGGGCATCCAGGACTTTGGTGACGGGAGAAAAATCGCGATCTTCTCGGTGTGGGGAGCGAGTGATCCAACCGATTCCAAGAACCCTCCTCCTGCGGATGAACAACCGGTAACGCTCGTTCAAAAGGGTGACAATGTGCTGGAAGGCCGCTTGGGCGGCTACGGTATGGCAGGTCAGGCGCGGTTGGTCTTCCGATGGGAAATTGGCAAACCCACCCGCTTCTTCCTGCAGGCCAAAACCACGGAGGACGGCACCGATTTCACCGCCCATGTCTTCGATCCACTCCAGCTCAAGTGGCGCCTGGTGGGGATATTCCGCTCGCACGACAACGCGGGAAATGTGGAGGGGCTTTATTCGTTCATTGAGGACTTCCGGCGCAACTTCGAATCGGCGAAGGTCGTTCACAAGGCGGAGTATTCAAACGGATGGGTGCTGACGACGGACAACAAATGGCAACCGCTGCTGGAGGCCAGGTTCACCGCGGATGCCACGTCCGTCACCAACGTGGATGCCGGCCCCGTGCAGGACGGGTTCTTTCTCCAGACCGGCGGCGATACGGAGAACAAAACCGGCAGGCTTTGGCAGACGCTCACCCGCGAAGCGAAGAGCGAGCGTCCGGTGGATGTCGATGAACTATTGGGCAAATGA
- a CDS encoding DJ-1 family glyoxalase III, protein MSTRVLCLLADGFEELETIAPVDVLRRAGVAVTLASLGELPVTGRNDIHLTADVRLSDELPDAYDLLLLPGGPGVAKLREDGRPAALARIFHESGKRVAAICAAPLVLKDAGILSGRRFTAHDSTLRDLPDAIVNERVVIEGNLITSRGAGTAVDFGLALVAELCGQERADEVASSIHAYL, encoded by the coding sequence ATGAGCACCCGCGTCCTATGCCTGCTGGCCGATGGCTTCGAGGAACTTGAAACCATTGCTCCGGTGGATGTTCTGCGGCGTGCCGGGGTGGCGGTCACACTTGCCTCGCTGGGGGAGCTTCCGGTGACCGGTCGCAATGACATCCATCTGACAGCGGACGTCCGATTGTCGGATGAGTTGCCGGATGCTTACGATCTGCTGTTGCTGCCGGGTGGACCGGGTGTCGCCAAACTGCGGGAAGATGGTAGGCCGGCTGCTCTCGCCCGTATTTTTCACGAATCCGGCAAGCGCGTGGCGGCGATCTGTGCGGCGCCGCTCGTGCTGAAGGACGCCGGCATTCTCAGCGGCAGGCGTTTCACTGCTCACGACAGCACGTTGCGGGATCTGCCCGATGCAATCGTGAACGAACGGGTGGTGATCGAGGGAAATCTCATCACTTCCCGTGGTGCAGGCACGGCGGTGGATTTCGGTCTGGCTCTCGTCGCGGAACTCTGCGGACAGGAGCGTGCGGACGAGGTGGCGTCCTCCATCCACGCATATCTATGA
- a CDS encoding RDD family protein → MSPSEPVDPYRPPAAPGLPELLGDAPDEFVPLSLGIRFANLILDTIVHRILFQGLRLIPGLGLHWETGGSTWGILAASYAVTIAYYTVMEGAFGRSAGKFFTGTKVVTLNGEAPSYGQAFARSLCRFIPFDAFSFFRVSKCGWHDTIPKTRVVRAGTLPGIRS, encoded by the coding sequence ATGTCGCCCTCGGAGCCTGTCGATCCCTACCGTCCTCCCGCTGCTCCCGGATTGCCGGAGCTCCTCGGAGATGCTCCTGACGAATTCGTTCCTTTGTCGTTGGGGATTCGATTCGCCAACCTCATTCTGGATACCATCGTACACCGGATTTTGTTCCAAGGGTTGCGGCTGATTCCGGGCCTCGGGCTGCATTGGGAAACCGGCGGCAGCACATGGGGAATCCTGGCCGCGAGCTATGCCGTAACCATCGCCTACTACACGGTGATGGAAGGAGCATTTGGTCGTTCGGCGGGCAAGTTCTTCACCGGCACCAAGGTCGTGACGCTGAACGGGGAAGCACCGTCCTACGGACAGGCATTCGCCCGCTCGTTGTGCCGTTTCATTCCGTTCGATGCGTTCTCTTTCTTCAGGGTGTCGAAATGCGGCTGGCACGACACGATCCCGAAGACCCGGGTCGTCAGGGCCGGCACCTTGCCGGGCATCCGGTCATAG
- the ffh gene encoding signal recognition particle protein, with amino-acid sequence MFSSLSDNLDKTFRKLRGVGHISEKNIADALREIRIALLEADVEFGVAKDFIANVKEKAMGAEVLKSIKPGEQIVKIFHDELEALLGADQAPLDLNPPARILICGLNGAGKTTTSAKLAARLKKEGRRPLLVACDLYRPAAIDQLATLAKQIDVPVYTPDASEKDVVKVAKDALAWAEREHGTVILFDTAGRQEIDERLVEELKRLHAFLQPKETLLVADAATGQQAVSVAKHFDEAVGITGIILTKLDGDARGGAALSMRAVTGKPIKFAGEGEKLDQLFEFHPSRMADRILGMGDIVGMVEQVAGKLNEEDAMRSMQRMQEGKFDFTDFLDQMKMIQKLGPLEGLLGLMPGFNKIKKQLPSNAFDTGKLKRTEAIVLSMTPDERRRPEIIKGTRRARIAAGSGTTLPEVNTLLKQFGEMRKMMKSPGKMKGMMKQLGGMGGGGMGGLGDMLKGLGGKFPF; translated from the coding sequence ATGTTCTCATCCCTTTCCGACAATCTCGACAAGACCTTCCGCAAACTCCGCGGCGTCGGTCACATTTCCGAAAAGAACATCGCGGACGCGCTCCGCGAGATCCGCATCGCCCTGCTTGAGGCGGACGTGGAGTTCGGCGTGGCGAAGGATTTCATCGCCAATGTGAAGGAAAAGGCGATGGGCGCGGAGGTGCTGAAGTCGATCAAACCGGGCGAGCAGATCGTCAAAATCTTCCACGATGAACTGGAAGCCCTGCTCGGCGCCGACCAGGCACCGCTCGATCTCAATCCGCCGGCCCGCATCCTCATCTGCGGTCTGAACGGCGCGGGCAAGACCACCACTTCCGCAAAGCTCGCAGCCCGCCTCAAGAAAGAAGGCCGCCGGCCGCTGCTGGTGGCCTGCGACTTGTATCGGCCCGCAGCCATCGATCAGCTCGCGACGCTGGCCAAGCAGATCGACGTGCCGGTCTATACGCCGGATGCCTCCGAGAAGGACGTGGTAAAGGTGGCGAAGGATGCGCTGGCATGGGCCGAACGCGAACATGGCACGGTGATCCTTTTCGACACCGCGGGCCGCCAGGAAATCGACGAACGTCTCGTGGAGGAACTCAAACGCCTGCACGCCTTCCTCCAGCCGAAGGAAACCCTGCTCGTGGCGGATGCCGCCACCGGCCAGCAGGCCGTATCCGTGGCGAAGCATTTCGATGAAGCGGTGGGCATCACCGGCATCATCCTGACCAAGCTCGATGGTGACGCCCGCGGTGGTGCCGCGCTCTCGATGCGCGCCGTGACCGGAAAGCCGATCAAGTTTGCCGGGGAAGGGGAGAAGCTGGACCAGCTTTTCGAATTCCACCCGAGCCGTATGGCCGACCGCATCCTGGGCATGGGCGACATCGTCGGCATGGTCGAGCAGGTCGCCGGCAAGTTGAACGAGGAAGACGCCATGCGCTCGATGCAGCGCATGCAGGAGGGCAAGTTCGATTTCACCGACTTCCTCGACCAGATGAAGATGATCCAGAAGCTGGGACCGCTCGAAGGCCTGCTCGGTCTGATGCCCGGCTTCAACAAGATCAAGAAGCAGCTTCCCTCGAACGCCTTCGACACCGGCAAGCTGAAGCGCACCGAGGCCATCGTGCTGTCCATGACTCCGGACGAGCGCCGCCGCCCGGAGATCATCAAGGGCACGCGCCGCGCGCGCATCGCGGCTGGCTCGGGAACAACGCTGCCCGAGGTGAACACGCTGCTCAAACAGTTCGGCGAGATGCGGAAGATGATGAAGTCCCCGGGAAAAATGAAAGGGATGATGAAGCAACTCGGCGGAATGGGTGGCGGAGGCATGGGCGGCCTCGGCGACATGCTCAAGGGACTGGGCGGGAAGTTTCCGTTCTAA
- a CDS encoding polysaccharide deacetylase family protein, producing the protein MFRRFFIALFSAATLLHAQEPAPAPAAPPAPPAEPPVIQDDATRVAVLGYHELSETQPETAMRIRTSKFRKQMETIRQLGITVISLDDYLAWRRGQKTLPERCMLITLDDGWKSVYTDAYPILKEFNYPFVLYLYKEYIDVGGKSMSSAMIEEMQKNGAAIGSHSVSHPFPSTVKSHAKKGPDDYDAFLRKELGESKRFLESKFNCKVASYAYPGGYHTDEMFKLADEFGYDNLFTVIPGKVKRSTPAMTVPRYMIFGNNDKIFELASSFREGGAVAGAPGNAPGVAQTTPVPVSPEAGAVINNRLPLITADLATIADLDPASVVMKVAGFGEVPAQFDPKAKRVSWRVNRKLRQPGCQVTVTWKDTKGKAPETPLRWSFQIDRDAAYLPDDSQQ; encoded by the coding sequence ATGTTCCGCCGCTTTTTCATCGCCCTTTTCTCCGCCGCCACGCTGCTCCATGCGCAGGAACCGGCCCCCGCGCCAGCGGCACCACCCGCTCCTCCCGCGGAGCCGCCGGTGATCCAGGATGACGCCACCCGCGTGGCCGTGCTGGGCTATCACGAGCTTTCCGAGACCCAGCCGGAGACTGCCATGCGCATCCGGACCTCGAAGTTCCGGAAGCAGATGGAAACCATCCGCCAGCTCGGGATCACGGTGATCTCGCTGGACGATTACCTCGCGTGGCGGAGAGGCCAGAAGACGCTGCCGGAACGCTGCATGCTCATCACCCTGGATGACGGCTGGAAGTCGGTCTATACCGACGCCTATCCGATCCTGAAGGAGTTCAACTACCCATTCGTCCTGTATTTGTACAAGGAATACATCGACGTGGGCGGCAAGTCGATGTCCTCGGCGATGATCGAGGAAATGCAGAAGAACGGCGCGGCGATCGGCAGCCACTCCGTCAGCCACCCGTTCCCATCGACGGTGAAGTCCCATGCCAAGAAAGGACCGGATGATTACGATGCATTCCTCCGCAAGGAACTGGGGGAGTCCAAGCGTTTCCTCGAAAGCAAGTTCAACTGCAAGGTCGCAAGCTACGCCTACCCGGGAGGCTATCACACCGACGAGATGTTCAAGCTGGCCGACGAGTTCGGCTACGACAACCTCTTCACGGTGATTCCCGGCAAGGTGAAGCGGTCGACTCCGGCAATGACGGTGCCGCGCTACATGATCTTCGGGAACAATGACAAGATTTTCGAACTCGCCTCGTCCTTCCGCGAAGGCGGCGCGGTCGCCGGGGCTCCGGGGAATGCTCCGGGTGTCGCTCAGACCACTCCCGTGCCGGTTTCACCGGAAGCAGGCGCGGTGATCAACAACCGCCTGCCGCTCATCACCGCGGATCTGGCCACGATCGCGGATCTCGATCCCGCCTCGGTGGTGATGAAGGTGGCCGGTTTCGGTGAAGTGCCCGCCCAGTTCGATCCCAAGGCCAAGCGGGTGTCATGGCGGGTGAACCGCAAGCTCCGCCAACCCGGCTGCCAGGTCACCGTCACGTGGAAGGACACCAAGGGCAAGGCTCCCGAAACACCATTGCGCTGGTCCTTCCAGATCGACCGCGATGCCGCCTACCTCCCGGACGATTCCCAACAGTGA
- the purC gene encoding phosphoribosylaminoimidazolesuccinocarboxamide synthase — protein sequence MNPLYEGKAKRLWATEDPNVLRMEFKNDATAFNGEKKAQFENKGRLNNAISTLIYGFLEKEGVPTHFVRQIDDTNVEVRKVDILMVEVIIRNISAGSFCKRTGIEEGRAFSQPIIEFCIKSDELGDPLVNDDYIRELSLATADELAFLRQSALKVNTILTDFFAKCGLKLVDFKLEFGRLATDPKTIVLADEISPDGCRLWDLKTGEKMDKDRFRRDLGNVMEAYAEVLERVKEATA from the coding sequence ATGAATCCGCTCTACGAAGGCAAGGCGAAGCGTCTCTGGGCCACCGAGGACCCGAACGTCCTCCGCATGGAGTTCAAAAACGATGCCACGGCCTTCAACGGCGAGAAAAAGGCCCAGTTCGAGAACAAGGGCCGCCTCAACAACGCGATCAGCACCTTGATCTACGGATTCCTTGAAAAAGAAGGAGTTCCGACCCATTTCGTGCGCCAGATCGACGACACCAATGTGGAAGTCCGCAAGGTGGACATCCTGATGGTGGAGGTGATCATCCGCAATATTTCCGCCGGCAGCTTCTGCAAGCGCACCGGCATCGAGGAAGGCCGCGCGTTCTCCCAGCCGATCATCGAGTTCTGTATCAAGAGCGACGAACTCGGCGACCCGCTGGTGAACGATGACTACATCCGCGAGCTCAGCCTCGCTACGGCGGACGAACTCGCCTTCCTTCGCCAGTCCGCGCTGAAGGTGAACACCATCCTCACCGACTTCTTCGCCAAATGCGGTTTGAAGCTCGTGGACTTCAAGCTCGAGTTCGGCCGTCTCGCCACCGATCCGAAGACCATCGTGCTGGCCGATGAGATCAGCCCGGACGGCTGCCGTCTGTGGGACCTGAAGACCGGCGAAAAAATGGACAAGGACCGCTTCCGCCGCGACCTCGGCAATGTCATGGAGGCCTATGCCGAAGTGCTGGAGCGCGTGAAGGAAGCCACCGCCTGA
- a CDS encoding GNAT family N-acetyltransferase has translation MPPDGLTFGEVSLYFDRLVPADLVQGFAPYYHFRILNPDGWDAGHVNLRVGDTDHINLYAGHIGYSVHELYRGFGYARQGCLAAAPFIRTIYPSVIITTDPDNAASLRTIEKLGAVFLEEIPVPPHDPQYRGGSRRKRRFRWVP, from the coding sequence ATGCCCCCGGACGGTCTCACGTTCGGGGAAGTAAGCCTTTATTTTGATCGGCTGGTGCCTGCGGATCTGGTCCAGGGTTTCGCGCCCTATTACCACTTCCGCATTCTCAATCCGGATGGATGGGATGCCGGGCACGTGAATCTTCGGGTCGGAGACACCGATCACATCAATCTCTATGCCGGGCACATTGGCTACTCCGTTCATGAGCTTTATCGGGGGTTCGGCTATGCCCGGCAGGGCTGCCTCGCGGCCGCGCCCTTCATCCGGACGATCTATCCATCCGTGATCATCACCACGGACCCGGACAATGCAGCCTCCCTGCGCACGATTGAGAAGCTGGGCGCGGTGTTTCTGGAGGAAATCCCGGTGCCACCGCACGATCCCCAGTATCGTGGCGGCTCGCGCCGCAAGCGCCGCTTCCGCTGGGTGCCGTAG